A genomic region of Candidatus Pseudomonas phytovorans contains the following coding sequences:
- a CDS encoding aspartate/glutamate racemase family protein, protein MRILIANVNTTEAITEAIAEQARLVAAPGTEIIGLTPWFGAESVEGNFESYLAAIAVMDRVLAYDGPYDAVIQAGYGEHGREGLQELLNVPVVDITDAAASTAMYLGHAYSVVTTLDRTVPLIEDRLKLSGLYDRCASVRASGLAVLELEADPQRAVEAIVEQAERAVREDKAEVICLGCGGMAGLDEQIRQRTGVPVVDGVSAAVTIAESLVRMGLSTSKVRTYATPRAKKVIGWPMRFGH, encoded by the coding sequence ATGCGTATCCTGATTGCCAACGTCAACACCACCGAAGCCATCACCGAAGCCATTGCCGAGCAGGCCCGACTGGTAGCTGCGCCCGGCACCGAAATCATCGGCCTTACCCCTTGGTTCGGCGCCGAGTCGGTGGAAGGCAACTTCGAAAGCTACCTGGCCGCAATCGCAGTGATGGACCGCGTGCTGGCCTACGATGGCCCCTATGACGCCGTGATCCAGGCCGGTTACGGCGAGCACGGCCGCGAAGGCCTGCAGGAATTGCTGAACGTGCCGGTGGTGGACATCACCGATGCGGCGGCCAGTACCGCGATGTACCTGGGCCATGCCTACTCGGTGGTAACCACGCTGGACCGCACCGTGCCACTGATCGAAGACCGCCTGAAGCTTTCGGGCCTTTATGACCGCTGTGCGTCGGTACGGGCAAGTGGGCTGGCGGTGCTGGAACTGGAAGCCGACCCGCAGCGGGCCGTGGAGGCGATTGTCGAGCAGGCCGAACGCGCCGTGCGGGAAGACAAGGCTGAAGTGATTTGCCTGGGTTGCGGCGGCATGGCCGGGCTGGACGAGCAGATCCGCCAGCGCACCGGCGTGCCGGTGGTGGATGGCGTGAGCGCGGCGGTGACCATTGCCGAATCGCTGGTGCGCATGGGCCTGAGTACCTCCAAGGTGCGCACTTATGCCACGCCGCGGGCGAAGAAGGTGATCGGCTGGCCGATGCGGTTCGGCCACTAG
- a CDS encoding histidine phosphatase family protein, whose amino-acid sequence MKLPTFFRRRRHLLLSLALTVVAVPLALEAVESRAQPVDGTQTLVFLRHAEKPGEGLGQLNCQGLNRALDLATLLPERFGNADYVFAANPSRHVEEGSKDESYSYIRPLMTITPSAIRLGLPVNIDYGANDTDELADELLSDKYRNATIYTAWSHGYLPELINTVAGKALGEDRVITEDWSGDDFDTLYVLTLTWHDGKASLLSRNVRQGLNGGAHSCPT is encoded by the coding sequence ATGAAGTTGCCAACATTCTTCCGCCGTCGCCGCCATTTGCTGCTGAGCCTGGCACTCACGGTCGTCGCCGTGCCGCTGGCGCTGGAGGCTGTCGAAAGCCGGGCTCAACCGGTGGATGGCACCCAGACCCTGGTGTTCCTGCGCCATGCAGAGAAACCGGGCGAGGGCCTTGGCCAGTTGAACTGCCAGGGCCTCAACCGCGCACTGGACCTGGCAACCTTGCTGCCGGAGCGTTTCGGGAATGCCGACTATGTGTTTGCCGCCAACCCTTCGCGGCATGTCGAGGAAGGCAGCAAGGACGAAAGCTATAGCTACATCCGCCCGCTGATGACCATCACCCCCAGCGCCATACGCCTCGGCTTGCCAGTGAATATCGACTACGGCGCCAATGACACCGACGAACTGGCCGATGAGTTGCTCAGCGACAAATACCGCAATGCGACCATCTACACTGCCTGGTCCCACGGCTACCTGCCGGAACTGATCAACACTGTGGCCGGCAAGGCTTTGGGTGAAGACCGAGTGATCACCGAGGACTGGAGCGGCGATGACTTCGACACCCTCTACGTACTGACCCTGACCTGGCATGACGGCAAGGCCAGCCTGCTCAGCCGCAACGTGCGCCAGGGCCTGAATGGCGGCGCACATAGCTGCCCGACATAA